In Candidatus Obscuribacterales bacterium, the DNA window GGCGGTAAAAACCTGAGGCTTAATGGCTAATAAAACCTGGGATGCCTGGTCAATGACCTGCTGGTTATCGGAGCAAGCCGCAATGTGATAGGTCTTCTCCATCATCTCCCGGCGCTGCGGAGACGGATCGCTCACCACAATGTCGTCAGGATGATAGGTGCCCTGCTCAATCAGGCGAGACAGAAGCGCCTCTCCCATAACCCCGCCACCAATAACCCCAAGTTTTTTAGACACGAACGAAACTTCCTTTGTCATAACCCCAAAAATTATAAGGCACCATGAGAACCTCACAGTGCCTTTCTAAGGGCTGGCTAAGGGATGATAGAGAGGGGGGACTTGCCCCAGCCTCTCAACAATCTTAATTAAATGACGGATGGTAAACAATGAACGGCATTATGCCATGCGAGTTTGCGCCTCAGTGGCCCAAGCTGGGGTTGGAGCTGTGGGGCGAGCAACTGGACGAGCCTGGGGCTGAGATCCCGTTAGGTCGCCAAGGTTACCGGCTTGGGTGCTAACCTGCACACAGTTCGGGGTGAACAGGAAGATGCTTTCACCAATCCGCTCTTGATGACCATCA includes these proteins:
- a CDS encoding NAD(P)-binding domain-containing protein, yielding MSKKLGVIGGGVMGEALLSRLIEQGTYHPDDIVVSDPSPQRREMMEKTYHIAACSDNQQVIDQASQVLLAIKPQVFTAVAAQLTSCHPDQVVLSILAGVPLQRLEAAFPGQPVIRAMPNTPA